In a genomic window of Pirellulales bacterium:
- the argJ gene encoding bifunctional glutamate N-acetyltransferase/amino-acid acetyltransferase ArgJ — translation MSISLPVGFRVAGVHAGVKHDDGKLDLALVATDRPATAVGVYTQNLVFAAPVALDRQRTPSDQIRGVVVNSGNANACTGDRGYRDAEQMAALAAAAIGATPEQLLVMSTGVIGRFLPMEKIEKGIAAAGQQLGVSDAHLVAAAQAMMTTDTRHKLATASFTARGKTFRVTGMCKGAAMIGPNMATMLAVVMTDAALAPPDAQRALQAAVSESFNAISVDGHMSTNDTVLLLASGAADAKPLLAPDDRAAFGRALAEVCRELARMIPADGEGATHLVTIDIEGAADRASAHRIAKTIAESALVKTAIAGADPNWGRIVSAAGYAGVPFDPSRVDLRLNGFLLYEAGSPVSFDAAEVSRSIREHRDTSIVLTLGEGDTRLRFWTTDLTAEYVRLNADYTT, via the coding sequence ATGAGCATCTCTCTCCCCGTCGGGTTCCGAGTCGCCGGAGTACATGCCGGCGTCAAGCACGACGACGGCAAACTCGATCTGGCGCTGGTGGCCACCGACCGACCTGCGACCGCCGTTGGCGTCTATACTCAGAATCTGGTCTTTGCCGCTCCTGTCGCGCTCGACCGGCAGCGAACGCCCAGCGACCAGATACGCGGCGTCGTCGTCAACTCGGGCAACGCCAATGCCTGCACCGGAGATCGCGGCTACCGCGACGCCGAGCAAATGGCCGCGCTGGCCGCCGCCGCGATTGGCGCCACTCCAGAGCAATTGCTCGTCATGTCGACCGGTGTGATCGGCCGCTTTTTGCCGATGGAAAAGATCGAAAAAGGGATCGCCGCCGCCGGCCAACAACTTGGCGTCAGCGATGCCCATCTGGTTGCCGCCGCGCAGGCGATGATGACCACCGACACGCGGCACAAGCTGGCCACCGCTTCCTTTACGGCCCGCGGCAAAACGTTTCGCGTCACCGGCATGTGCAAAGGCGCGGCCATGATCGGCCCCAACATGGCCACCATGCTCGCCGTGGTGATGACCGACGCCGCGCTGGCCCCGCCCGACGCGCAGCGCGCGCTACAGGCCGCTGTCAGCGAGAGCTTCAACGCGATCAGCGTCGACGGCCACATGAGCACCAACGACACGGTTTTGCTGTTGGCCTCCGGCGCCGCGGACGCCAAACCCCTCCTCGCTCCCGACGATCGCGCCGCGTTTGGCCGAGCGTTGGCCGAAGTATGCCGCGAACTGGCGCGCATGATCCCCGCCGATGGCGAAGGCGCCACGCATCTGGTGACCATCGATATCGAAGGCGCGGCCGACCGCGCCAGCGCTCATCGCATCGCCAAGACCATCGCCGAGAGCGCGCTGGTCAAAACCGCCATCGCCGGCGCCGATCCTAACTGGGGGCGAATTGTCTCCGCCGCCGGCTATGCCGGCGTGCCGTTCGATCCCAGCCGAGTCGATCTGCGCCTCAACGGCTTCTTGCTCTATGAGGCGGGCTCGCCCGTCTCCTTCGACGCGGCCGAAGTCTCGCGCTCCATCCGCGAACATCGCGACACCAGCATCGTGCTCACGCTGGGAGAGGGGGACACCAGGCTCCGATTCTGGACCACCGACCTCACGGCCGAGTACGTGCGACTCAACGCCGACTACACCACGTAG
- the argC gene encoding N-acetyl-gamma-glutamyl-phosphate reductase: MSATRIAILGATGYSALELIKLLLRHPNAQIVAVTSRQEGSPPISQTHPSLTGRLDLPLEDLTPQQLVDRADCVFSCLPHGVTSKLVPQLLRPGKRVIDFSADYRLADHASYREWYKEEHHDPERLGKTVYGLPEWFRDQIRGAQLIANPGCYPTSTILPLAPLLSAGLIEDRDIIVDAKSGVSGAGRALKLSILYPECNESISAYGIGNHRHTPEIEQILGKASGRAPRIVFTPHLVPMDRGILTTAYSLPAPGVTEEKLQAALREAYASEPFVRVVSHLPATKDVSGTNFCDLTVRLVRGRVLTISAIDNLVKGAAGAAVQNFNLMYGYPETTALL; encoded by the coding sequence ATGTCCGCCACACGCATTGCCATCCTCGGCGCCACCGGTTACTCCGCCTTGGAGTTGATCAAGCTCCTGCTGCGCCACCCCAACGCTCAAATCGTGGCCGTCACCAGTCGGCAGGAAGGCTCGCCACCGATCTCGCAAACGCACCCCTCGCTCACCGGTCGGCTCGATCTGCCGCTCGAAGACCTCACGCCGCAGCAACTCGTCGATCGCGCCGATTGCGTGTTCAGTTGCCTCCCCCATGGTGTGACCAGCAAACTCGTTCCGCAACTATTGCGGCCCGGCAAGCGCGTCATCGACTTTAGCGCCGATTATCGCCTGGCCGATCACGCCTCGTACCGCGAGTGGTACAAAGAAGAACATCACGATCCCGAGCGACTTGGCAAAACAGTCTATGGGCTGCCCGAATGGTTTCGCGACCAGATTCGCGGCGCCCAGTTGATCGCCAACCCCGGTTGCTATCCCACCTCGACCATTCTGCCGCTGGCGCCTTTATTGAGCGCCGGACTGATCGAAGACCGCGATATCATCGTTGACGCCAAGAGCGGAGTCTCCGGCGCCGGCCGCGCGCTCAAACTATCGATCCTATATCCCGAATGCAACGAAAGCATCTCCGCCTACGGCATCGGCAATCATCGCCATACCCCGGAGATCGAGCAGATCCTCGGCAAGGCTTCCGGCCGCGCGCCGCGCATCGTCTTCACGCCGCACCTGGTTCCAATGGATCGCGGTATCCTCACCACTGCCTACAGCCTTCCAGCGCCTGGCGTGACTGAGGAAAAGCTGCAAGCCGCGCTGCGCGAGGCGTATGCCAGCGAACCTTTTGTGCGCGTTGTAAGTCATCTGCCGGCCACCAAGGACGTGTCGGGCACAAATTTCTGCGATCTCACCGTTCGCCTGGTGCGCGGCCGAGTCCTCACCATTAGCGCCATCGACAACCTCGTCAAAGGCGCGGCCGGCGCCGCCGTGCAAAACTTCAACCTCATGTATGGCTATCCAGAAACCACGGCGCTGTTGTAA
- a CDS encoding glycosyltransferase family 39 protein, with translation MSYPGQLQRARSLACLAPFVRAHAEVLSLAVLAIVVRLPGLGRPLLGNFATKNVVYAMIARNWATGASSIWRPALDSLSGDGLALHLLEFPLAAYLAGGAWRWLGGSLDVWGRLVSVLFSAAAVALLYDLARRWHGRRVALAAALALALSPVSIIYGQAFMLEPSLVCLSIACIWSCDRWMSSRRGVWLVVAALALAGALLTKVYIAVLLLPLVWMCWAARHHLGGARLLLTVAVLMLATLPAALWYAHAARAAAPGSELAERVFYSVRDSAAAHLPPHPLLGEPRFYARLAVDLMTVMLTPVGAALLAIGLARRDSRRHLPWLAAYAILVLLLPRKFYEMNYYALVILPPFCLMVGLGWDAIAARLNQRRLVLATVALTGALCAARYAARPAFFTPDEDRGVLAAASAAQRLAPVGEPVVAVHGSTLDLLYYTERRGWFFAAGDAEFDERIAAAQTGGARIAVVVGPESDQQVFRARFQEMEADRQYGYAIYRLAGGPSMPLMTRRKEPPAGQPVATGASVIAN, from the coding sequence ATGTCCTATCCAGGGCAACTTCAGCGCGCACGCAGTCTCGCCTGTCTTGCGCCGTTTGTCCGCGCGCATGCCGAAGTGCTGTCACTGGCGGTGCTGGCGATTGTGGTGCGACTGCCCGGCCTGGGACGGCCGCTACTCGGCAACTTTGCCACCAAGAATGTGGTTTACGCGATGATCGCGCGAAACTGGGCCACCGGCGCCAGCAGCATTTGGCGGCCGGCGCTGGATAGTTTGTCTGGCGATGGACTGGCGCTGCACCTGCTCGAGTTTCCGCTGGCGGCCTATCTGGCTGGCGGCGCCTGGCGATGGCTGGGGGGCTCGCTCGACGTTTGGGGGCGACTTGTCTCGGTGCTATTCAGCGCGGCCGCCGTGGCGCTGCTCTACGATCTGGCGCGGCGCTGGCACGGCCGGCGCGTGGCGCTGGCCGCGGCGCTGGCGCTGGCGCTGTCGCCGGTGAGCATCATCTATGGGCAGGCATTCATGCTCGAACCGTCACTTGTCTGCCTGAGCATCGCCTGCATCTGGAGCTGTGATCGCTGGATGAGCAGTCGCCGCGGCGTTTGGCTCGTAGTCGCCGCGCTCGCGCTGGCTGGAGCGCTGTTGACCAAGGTCTATATCGCCGTGCTGCTGCTGCCACTGGTGTGGATGTGCTGGGCTGCGCGCCATCACCTTGGCGGCGCTAGGCTGTTATTAACCGTCGCCGTGCTGATGCTGGCGACGCTGCCGGCGGCGCTGTGGTACGCGCATGCCGCCCGAGCGGCGGCGCCCGGCAGTGAGTTGGCGGAGCGCGTGTTTTACTCGGTGCGAGACAGCGCGGCGGCGCACCTGCCACCGCATCCGCTGTTAGGCGAGCCGCGTTTTTACGCGCGTCTGGCGGTTGACCTGATGACAGTGATGCTCACGCCGGTGGGCGCCGCGCTCTTGGCAATTGGCCTGGCGCGGCGCGACAGCCGGCGGCATCTGCCGTGGCTGGCGGCGTATGCAATCCTGGTGCTGCTGTTGCCGCGTAAATTCTATGAGATGAACTACTATGCGCTGGTGATCTTGCCGCCGTTTTGTCTGATGGTGGGACTCGGTTGGGACGCGATAGCGGCGCGGCTTAACCAGCGTCGCCTGGTTCTGGCGACGGTTGCGCTGACGGGGGCGCTATGCGCGGCCCGCTATGCGGCGCGGCCGGCGTTCTTTACTCCCGACGAAGATCGCGGAGTGCTGGCCGCGGCTAGCGCGGCGCAGCGGTTGGCGCCAGTCGGCGAGCCCGTCGTCGCCGTGCATGGTTCGACGCTGGACTTACTCTACTACACCGAGCGGCGGGGCTGGTTCTTTGCCGCCGGCGACGCAGAATTTGACGAGCGAATCGCGGCTGCGCAAACGGGCGGGGCGCGGATTGCAGTGGTCGTGGGGCCCGAGAGCGACCAGCAAGTTTTTCGCGCCCGCTTCCAGGAGATGGAAGCAGACCGGCAGTACGGCTACGCCATCTATCGACTTGCCGGCGGCCCGAGCATGCCGCTCATGACGCGCCGCAAGGAACCGCCTGCGGGTCAGCCAGTGGCGACCGGGGCCAGCGTCATCGCGAATTGA
- a CDS encoding metallophosphoesterase — MSQLTRRQVLKTGAAWACAPAALSLASAQAANADPYADGKLVAGEPPLPEPGAFTIAVLPDTQNYSERYPQTYLAQTGWIVENQKPRNIACVLHLGDITNNNAVPEWENARKAMALLDGHVPYVLTPGNHDYSDGGGCTDRTTRLNDYFSVGQFKDRSHFGGTYDRESDRLENSFHLFSAGGRDFLVLALEFGPRRDVLRWANEVVDRHRQREAILITHAYMYFDDTRYDWKKYGAKQMWNPHSYGVAKATDDDVTDGEELWTGLVSRHENFILTLNGHVLKDGLGRTVTATPAGREVPQVLVNFQMRPKGGDGWLRLLEFRPDGKSVQVYDYSPTRQERNESPQNQFAMTLAPVATG, encoded by the coding sequence ATGTCGCAGCTTACACGTCGCCAGGTTCTCAAAACCGGGGCCGCCTGGGCCTGTGCTCCCGCCGCGCTCTCACTGGCCAGCGCCCAGGCCGCCAATGCTGATCCGTATGCCGATGGCAAACTGGTCGCTGGCGAACCCCCGCTGCCAGAACCCGGCGCCTTCACCATTGCCGTGCTGCCCGACACCCAAAACTACAGCGAGCGCTATCCGCAAACCTATCTGGCGCAAACCGGTTGGATCGTCGAAAACCAAAAGCCGCGCAACATCGCTTGCGTGCTGCACCTGGGCGACATCACCAACAACAACGCCGTGCCCGAGTGGGAGAACGCCCGCAAGGCAATGGCCCTGCTCGATGGCCACGTGCCGTACGTGCTCACCCCCGGCAACCACGATTACAGCGACGGCGGTGGCTGCACCGACCGCACCACCCGGCTGAACGATTACTTCTCGGTCGGCCAGTTCAAAGACCGCTCCCACTTTGGCGGCACGTACGACCGCGAGTCCGATCGCCTGGAGAACTCGTTTCATCTCTTTTCCGCCGGCGGACGCGACTTTTTGGTGCTCGCGCTCGAGTTCGGCCCGCGGCGCGACGTGCTGCGCTGGGCCAACGAAGTGGTCGACCGCCATCGCCAGCGCGAGGCGATTCTCATCACGCACGCTTACATGTACTTCGACGACACCCGCTACGACTGGAAGAAGTACGGCGCCAAGCAAATGTGGAATCCGCACAGCTACGGCGTCGCCAAGGCCACCGACGACGATGTGACCGACGGCGAGGAGCTATGGACGGGGCTCGTCTCGCGCCACGAGAACTTCATCCTCACCTTGAATGGCCATGTGCTGAAAGACGGCCTCGGGCGCACTGTCACCGCCACCCCCGCCGGACGCGAGGTGCCGCAAGTGCTCGTCAATTTTCAGATGCGCCCCAAAGGGGGCGACGGCTGGTTGCGGCTGCTCGAATTTCGTCCCGATGGCAAGTCGGTGCAGGTCTACGATTACTCCCCCACGCGCCAAGAGCGCAACGAGTCGCCGCAAAATCAATTCGCGATGACGCTGGCCCCGGTCGCCACTGGCTGA
- a CDS encoding DUF1572 domain-containing protein, whose translation MNTIAAFAHEFDRYRGMIERALDGLADDDFFRRPSAEVNSLALVIKHLTGNLSSRWTDFLTSDGEKPNRDRDQEFVLGVADTRASLMARWREAWSVVEGALSSLNDSDLDRLVTIRGEPHSVFQALLRSANHLAYHAGQVTYLARLFRPDAPWITIAPGKSREHSAGSYLIQDASGR comes from the coding sequence ATGAATACCATCGCCGCCTTCGCACATGAGTTCGATCGCTATCGAGGAATGATCGAGCGAGCGCTCGACGGACTTGCGGACGACGATTTTTTTCGTCGACCGTCGGCTGAGGTCAATTCGCTGGCGCTGGTCATCAAGCATCTGACGGGAAATCTGAGTTCGCGCTGGACCGACTTTTTGACCAGTGACGGCGAGAAGCCCAATCGCGATCGCGATCAAGAATTTGTCCTCGGCGTCGCCGACACGCGAGCCAGCTTGATGGCGCGTTGGCGCGAGGCCTGGAGCGTGGTCGAGGGCGCGCTTAGCAGCCTGAACGACAGCGATCTGGACCGGCTGGTGACCATACGCGGCGAGCCACACTCGGTGTTCCAGGCGCTGCTGCGCAGCGCAAATCATTTGGCATACCATGCGGGACAGGTGACCTATCTGGCCCGGCTTTTCCGTCCCGATGCCCCGTGGATCACCATCGCGCCGGGCAAGAGTCGCGAACACAGTGCGGGGAGTTACTTGATCCAAGATGCGTCTGGGAGATGA
- a CDS encoding redoxin domain-containing protein, whose amino-acid sequence MPQIALAPIWNICRLVICSVVFAGLVATARAADEKPATRFYAAIDLDGQIQRLDGDGYKAAAVVFLGTECPVAREYVPELNRIAKSLADRPARLLGVISDPHTTRAQAAAFAKEFKIEFPVLFDASGELKKLLAPTHVPEALVLDASGRVAYRGRINDLYAAVGTKRPTITTHELADAIAAVLEGKPVEVAATTPVGCPIEEGHEAGGVTYSRDIAPLLIANCVECHRPGEVAPFSLLGYEDAAKRAEFLAQVTSERIMPPWKAEAGHGLFLGERRLTDAQIALIDAWAKAGAPQGDAADLPPAPVFASGWRMGEPDLVLKAPDVFNMPASGPDIFQHVIMPIDIPDDKTIVGFEFRPGNPAIVHHAILFLDRSGMAREKDAATPEPGYTTSGSIDIPVAGLVGVWTPGMTPRYFPQNIGMPVQTKTDLVLQLHLHPSGKEESDQSTVALYFADKPVDRVMAANPFVVGTIIIDIPAGASEHTVTSSVTLPTDVSLISLLPHMHLIGKEMKITATLPDGAEKSLVWIKDWDFYWQDNYVYREPVKLPAGTRLDVVSRYNNTAENPRNPQSPPARVLFGNGSADEMCFGIFQLVADKPKEEGRLNGALMQSFMKQWREAKLAPDAKAKILDEAGKLFGREVAVFFEAIDKGQMPERRRSRRKKRDESAQAEDAAQAKADAGPAADSR is encoded by the coding sequence ATGCCACAAATCGCGCTCGCGCCCATTTGGAATATTTGCCGTCTGGTTATTTGTAGTGTTGTGTTCGCCGGGTTGGTTGCCACCGCTCGGGCAGCGGACGAGAAGCCGGCCACGCGATTTTATGCGGCGATTGACCTCGATGGCCAAATCCAGCGATTGGATGGCGATGGCTACAAGGCGGCGGCGGTCGTGTTCTTGGGAACCGAATGCCCCGTGGCGCGCGAGTATGTGCCGGAGTTGAATCGCATTGCCAAGTCGCTGGCCGACAGGCCGGCGCGGCTGTTGGGCGTGATTTCCGACCCGCACACGACGCGAGCCCAGGCGGCCGCGTTCGCCAAGGAGTTCAAGATTGAGTTTCCGGTGCTGTTCGACGCATCGGGCGAACTCAAGAAGCTATTGGCGCCGACGCACGTGCCCGAGGCGCTGGTGCTCGACGCGTCGGGGAGGGTGGCCTATCGCGGACGGATCAACGACCTGTACGCGGCAGTGGGGACAAAGCGACCGACGATCACGACGCACGAACTGGCCGATGCCATTGCCGCTGTGCTGGAAGGGAAGCCGGTCGAGGTGGCGGCCACCACACCCGTGGGCTGCCCGATCGAGGAAGGGCACGAGGCCGGCGGCGTGACGTACTCGCGCGATATTGCGCCCTTGTTGATCGCGAACTGCGTGGAGTGCCACCGCCCTGGCGAGGTGGCGCCGTTCTCACTATTGGGCTACGAGGATGCGGCGAAGCGGGCCGAGTTTTTGGCGCAGGTGACGAGCGAGCGGATCATGCCGCCGTGGAAGGCCGAAGCGGGCCACGGGCTGTTTCTGGGGGAGCGACGACTGACTGATGCGCAAATCGCGCTGATCGACGCCTGGGCCAAGGCAGGGGCTCCACAGGGCGACGCCGCCGATCTGCCGCCGGCGCCGGTTTTTGCTTCTGGCTGGCGGATGGGAGAGCCCGACCTGGTGCTCAAGGCGCCCGACGTGTTCAACATGCCGGCGAGTGGACCCGATATTTTTCAACACGTCATCATGCCGATCGACATCCCCGACGACAAAACGATCGTCGGCTTTGAGTTTCGGCCGGGCAACCCGGCAATTGTGCATCATGCGATCCTATTCCTCGACCGCAGCGGTATGGCGCGCGAGAAAGACGCGGCGACGCCAGAGCCGGGCTACACCACGTCGGGCTCGATCGACATCCCTGTGGCGGGACTGGTGGGGGTGTGGACGCCGGGCATGACGCCGCGGTATTTCCCGCAGAACATCGGCATGCCGGTGCAGACGAAGACCGATCTGGTGTTGCAACTGCATTTGCACCCCAGCGGCAAGGAAGAGAGCGACCAATCCACGGTGGCGCTCTACTTTGCCGACAAGCCGGTGGATCGGGTGATGGCGGCCAACCCGTTTGTGGTGGGGACGATCATCATCGACATACCGGCCGGCGCCAGCGAGCACACGGTGACTTCGTCCGTGACCTTGCCGACCGACGTGTCGCTGATCTCGCTCTTGCCGCACATGCATCTGATCGGCAAGGAAATGAAGATCACGGCCACGCTGCCAGATGGCGCCGAAAAGTCGTTGGTGTGGATCAAGGACTGGGATTTTTATTGGCAAGACAACTATGTTTATCGCGAGCCGGTGAAGCTGCCCGCCGGCACGCGGTTGGACGTGGTGAGCCGCTACAACAACACGGCGGAGAATCCGCGCAATCCGCAGTCGCCGCCCGCGCGGGTGCTGTTTGGCAACGGCAGCGCCGATGAGATGTGCTTTGGCATCTTTCAACTGGTGGCCGACAAGCCGAAGGAAGAGGGGCGGCTGAACGGCGCCTTGATGCAGAGCTTCATGAAACAGTGGCGCGAGGCAAAGCTGGCGCCCGACGCCAAGGCCAAGATTTTAGACGAGGCGGGCAAGCTGTTTGGCCGCGAGGTCGCGGTGTTCTTCGAGGCGATCGACAAGGGGCAGATGCCGGAGCGCCGCCGCAGTCGGCGGAAGAAGCGGGATGAGTCGGCGCAGGCGGAGGACGCTGCCCAGGCGAAAGCCGATGCTGGACCGGCCGCGGATTCGAGATGA
- a CDS encoding rhomboid family intramembrane serine protease — protein MRQIGVITDPEQARVFAGYLLTQGIKSRLDSSADGTVVWIHDEDQLEAAKRELGEFQAEPGAARFKAAAEKARELEKQARKREEEYRRNMIQVRSRWSGGAAQRRPLTVALVVASVLATFLTDFGSKPTVVYRALTLNRVVVDSATGNVYRERGLGGVREGQVWRLFTPVLIHLGVLHLVFNMYWLYLLGGIVEEHRSRLLYIALALASGVLTVAGQFYFGGIAFGMSGVGFAFFGYIWMQSKFDPWSGLYIDPNTVFMFLFWFVLCFTPIVGNVANAAHTIGLVFGAACGYAPVLWRTLGGKR, from the coding sequence ATGCGACAAATCGGCGTCATTACCGATCCGGAGCAAGCTCGTGTTTTTGCCGGCTATCTGCTGACGCAAGGCATCAAGAGCCGGCTCGATTCGTCGGCAGACGGCACGGTTGTCTGGATTCACGACGAGGATCAGCTCGAAGCCGCGAAACGAGAGCTCGGCGAATTTCAGGCGGAGCCGGGAGCGGCGCGTTTCAAGGCGGCGGCGGAAAAGGCCCGCGAGCTGGAAAAGCAGGCGCGCAAGCGCGAGGAAGAGTATCGGCGCAACATGATCCAAGTGCGCAGCCGCTGGAGCGGCGGCGCGGCGCAGCGGCGGCCACTGACGGTTGCGCTGGTGGTGGCCAGCGTGTTGGCGACGTTTTTGACCGATTTTGGCAGCAAGCCGACGGTGGTGTATCGTGCGCTGACCTTGAACCGTGTGGTGGTCGACTCGGCGACGGGCAACGTCTATCGCGAGCGCGGGCTAGGGGGGGTGCGCGAGGGGCAGGTGTGGCGATTGTTCACGCCGGTGCTCATTCATTTGGGTGTGCTGCATCTGGTGTTCAACATGTACTGGCTGTATTTGCTCGGCGGCATTGTTGAGGAGCATCGCAGCCGATTGTTGTACATCGCGCTGGCGCTGGCATCGGGGGTGCTGACGGTGGCGGGGCAATTCTATTTCGGCGGCATCGCGTTTGGCATGTCGGGAGTGGGGTTCGCCTTCTTTGGATACATCTGGATGCAGAGCAAGTTCGACCCTTGGTCGGGCCTGTATATCGATCCGAACACAGTGTTCATGTTCCTGTTCTGGTTTGTGCTCTGCTTTACTCCGATCGTGGGCAACGTCGCCAACGCGGCGCACACCATTGGGCTAGTGTTTGGCGCAGCCTGTGGCTACGCGCCGGTGCTATGGCGCACGCTCGGCGGAAAGAGATAA
- a CDS encoding NTP transferase domain-containing protein — MLHALVMAGGAGTRFWPESRAALPKQLLRLAGNETLLETTLARLAGLVPPERITVATAARLARPIQEQLPQLDADRLILEPCKRDTAPCIALAALRLLAVDPDATMLVCPADHVLGPTEAFEKAIRQAARLVDEGPRRLATFGIRPTYPAESFGYIERGEALAHGAKGDAPAFDVARFHEKPKRELALQYLAVGSYYWNAGIFVWRAATIRDALAEREPEMLGHLARIVEAQGARDEASVFEREFAAVKPISIDYAVLEHWPSVVVIEAPFDWDDVGSWQALSRLAPSDSNGNVMSGAHVGIDTMGSIIRAGDGHLVVTLGVRDLVIVHTPDVTLVANKHDEESIRRLTQLLAERGLDKYL; from the coding sequence ATGCTGCACGCGCTTGTGATGGCCGGCGGCGCCGGCACTCGCTTTTGGCCGGAGAGTCGCGCCGCGCTGCCGAAGCAACTGTTGCGGCTAGCTGGCAACGAGACGCTGCTCGAAACAACGCTCGCGCGGCTGGCGGGACTTGTGCCGCCGGAGCGGATCACGGTCGCCACTGCGGCGCGTTTGGCGCGGCCGATCCAGGAGCAACTGCCGCAGTTGGACGCCGATCGATTGATCTTGGAGCCGTGCAAGCGCGACACGGCGCCGTGCATCGCGCTGGCCGCGCTGCGACTATTAGCGGTCGACCCCGACGCGACCATGCTGGTTTGTCCCGCCGATCATGTGTTGGGTCCGACCGAGGCGTTTGAAAAGGCGATTCGGCAGGCGGCACGACTGGTGGATGAAGGGCCGCGGCGGTTAGCGACTTTTGGCATCCGCCCCACCTACCCGGCCGAGTCGTTTGGCTATATCGAGCGGGGAGAGGCACTGGCACACGGAGCCAAGGGGGACGCGCCGGCGTTTGACGTGGCGCGGTTTCACGAAAAGCCGAAGCGGGAGTTGGCCCTCCAATATTTGGCGGTGGGAAGCTACTACTGGAACGCCGGCATATTTGTCTGGCGGGCGGCGACAATCCGCGATGCCTTGGCCGAGCGCGAACCGGAGATGCTGGGCCACTTGGCGCGCATCGTCGAGGCGCAAGGGGCGCGCGACGAGGCGAGCGTCTTCGAGCGCGAGTTCGCCGCCGTGAAGCCGATCTCGATCGATTACGCGGTGCTGGAGCATTGGCCGAGTGTGGTGGTGATCGAGGCCCCCTTTGATTGGGACGACGTGGGAAGCTGGCAAGCGCTATCTCGATTGGCGCCGTCCGACAGCAACGGCAATGTGATGAGCGGTGCCCACGTCGGCATCGATACGATGGGCTCGATCATTCGCGCGGGAGATGGGCATCTGGTGGTCACGCTTGGCGTGCGCGATCTGGTGATCGTGCATACGCCCGACGTGACCCTGGTGGCCAATAAGCACGATGAGGAATCGATCCGCCGGCTGACGCAACTGCTGGCCGAACGTGGACTCGACAAGTATTTGTAG
- a CDS encoding 4Fe-4S binding protein, with translation MAKQGPRKKLPKELAVINADNCTGCEACIEVCPVDCIVKVQQFPGMPNMQSFCQIDIERCVGCEVCVHIPRKKTDPYELTVCPWDAIEMVPTELVAQVVAQVGGPPEYITEHWDRLVGTAQHLAELKAETG, from the coding sequence ATGGCCAAGCAAGGTCCCCGCAAGAAGCTGCCGAAAGAACTGGCGGTCATCAACGCCGACAACTGCACTGGCTGCGAGGCCTGCATTGAGGTTTGCCCGGTCGATTGCATCGTCAAGGTGCAGCAGTTTCCGGGCATGCCGAACATGCAGAGCTTTTGCCAGATCGATATCGAGCGCTGCGTGGGCTGCGAGGTCTGCGTACATATTCCGCGGAAGAAGACCGATCCGTACGAGCTGACGGTATGCCCTTGGGACGCCATTGAGATGGTGCCGACGGAGCTTGTGGCGCAAGTGGTGGCGCAGGTTGGCGGACCGCCGGAGTACATCACCGAGCATTGGGATCGGCTGGTCGGCACGGCGCAGCATTTGGCCGAACTGAAGGCCGAAACTGGCTGA
- a CDS encoding DedA family protein has product MDFGPVLLILMAAMLQEDMACIGAGLAAARGDVSWPIAMVACVIGTVLIDLGWFSLGKYVGGWALRRPPLAWVVSPERWSVAETAVRRRGAIVILMSRFLPGLRTPLQVVAGAMGTGSWKAAGCFALASLIYVPLVFGLAYLLGEAIMEHVPLYKRYGVPLLVAAAAALWLLLKLARPRVAAALAQVEDAEASAAPMERR; this is encoded by the coding sequence ATGGATTTTGGCCCCGTACTGCTCATATTGATGGCCGCCATGCTGCAGGAAGACATGGCTTGCATTGGCGCGGGGCTAGCGGCCGCGCGCGGCGACGTGTCGTGGCCGATTGCCATGGTGGCCTGCGTGATCGGCACGGTGCTGATTGATCTGGGGTGGTTCTCGCTGGGCAAGTATGTCGGCGGCTGGGCGTTGCGACGGCCCCCATTGGCGTGGGTGGTCAGCCCTGAACGCTGGAGCGTGGCGGAGACCGCGGTGCGGCGGCGTGGCGCAATAGTCATTTTGATGAGCCGTTTTCTGCCAGGCCTGCGCACACCGTTACAAGTGGTCGCCGGCGCCATGGGAACCGGCTCTTGGAAGGCGGCCGGCTGCTTTGCGCTGGCGTCGCTGATCTATGTGCCGCTGGTTTTCGGTCTGGCCTATCTGTTAGGCGAAGCGATCATGGAGCATGTGCCGCTCTACAAGCGGTATGGCGTGCCGCTGTTGGTGGCGGCCGCGGCCGCGCTGTGGCTGCTGCTGAAGTTGGCGCGTCCGCGCGTGGCGGCGGCATTGGCGCAGGTCGAAGACGCGGAAGCAAGCGCGGCGCCCATGGAGCGCCGATAG